A genome region from Anopheles stephensi strain Indian chromosome 2, UCI_ANSTEP_V1.0, whole genome shotgun sequence includes the following:
- the LOC118503793 gene encoding teneurin-m isoform X6 gives MGCLLDGVPPSAPPDVPPRNPTMNRMNGRVTGNPTELGVDFEPSCLVRTPSGNVYIPSGNLAINNKGSPIDYKTGSACSTPTKDTLKSYDRNCMGPVLPPRSTMCGPPAHHYSAPLNFRKGFTFTKCTWKCTAILVILLSVILVITLLLTASNVLSISYPTTNPCTVLVDEKAEISAAKSTIADANRAGIPGGGGDGLGIDQSSLSQSGASGRPKPIAADESSPASSAASGAGTAGGSSSLSAASTAATGKAGPGAATGTGARTFPARSFPPDGTTFSQITLGQRLSKEIPPYSYWNMQFYQSEPAYVKFDYSIPRGASIGVYARRNALPTHTQYHFKEVLSGFNARQTRATHPSMRREVTRYMEPGHWFLSIYNDDGDAQEIAFYAVVAEDMTQNCPNGCSGNGQCLLGHCQCNPGFGGDDCSESVCPVLCSQRGEYINGECQCNPGWKGKECSLRHDECEVPDCNGHGHCVSGKCACVRGYKGKYCEEVDCPHPTCTGHGFCAEGTCICKKGWKGPDCATMDQDALQCLPDCSGHGTFDLDSQTCTCEPKWSGEDCSKELCDLNCGQHGRCVGETCSCDAGWGGEYCNNKLCDPRCNEHGQCKNGTCLCVTGWNGKHCTLEGCPNGCSQHGQCHVSGELMWECRCYEGWDGVDCSVPLEQNCGDNKDNDRDGLVDCEDPECCGSHSCKTSQLCVSAPKPIDVLLRKQPPAITASFFERMKFLIDEGSLQNYAKLETFNESVFWNHFNASRSAVIRGRVVTSLNMGLVGVRVSTSTPLEGFTLTRDDGWFDLMVNGGGAITLQFGRSPFRPQTRIVQVPWNEVVIIDTVVMSTSDDKSHHGAPHTCFSHDYDLMKPVVLATWKHGFQGACPDRSAILAESQVIQESLAIPGTGLNLVYHSSRAAGYLSTIKLQLTPDTIPPTLKLIYLRITIEGILFERVFEADPGIKFTYPWNRLNIYRQRVYGITTAVVKVGYQYTDCKDIVWDVQTTKLSGHDMSISEVGGWNLDIHHRYNFHEGILQKGDGSNIYLKHKPRVILTAMGDGHQRPLECGDCNGIATKQRLLAPVALAAAPDGSLYVGDFNYIRRIMIDGTVRTVVKLNATRVSYRYHMALSPLDGSLYVSDPESHQIIKVRNKDDTHDPDHNWEPVVGSGERCLPGDEAHCGDGGLARDAKLAYPKGVAISSDNILYFADGTNIRMVDRDGVISTLIGNHMHKSHWKPVPCEGTLKIEEMHLRWPTELTINPLDDTLHIIDDHMILRMTPDGRVRVIAGRPMHCATAGSGTGTGLSTGVSGSVSTSLNYDTDLAIHATLVMPQSIAFAPSGDLYVAESDSQRINRIRVIGTDGKIAPYAGAESKCNCLERGCDCYEADHYLAISAKFNTISAITVTPDGHVHIADQANYRIRSVISSLPEAGTSKEYEIYAPNAQEIYVFNRFGQHIATKNIMTGETVYSFLYNVNTSNGKLSTVTDAAGNKVFLLRDYTSQVNSIENTKGQKCRLRMTRMKMLHELNTPDNYNVTFEYHGPTGLLKTKLDSTGRSYVYNYDEFGRLTSAVTPTGKVIDLTFDLSVQGATVKVTENSQREVSMLIQGSSVVSKVGEAATKTTVLLDGGTTSVSPWGNAVSVESVPYVLLAEVDPLLGESYPVPSKQRTEINGDLSNRFEWRYFIRHVPVRGKNARTLTQVGRKLRVNGENLLTFEYEKDTSSITVSVDDKTELLNVTYDKSSRPIAYRPQSGEYADVDLEYDRFGRLISWKWGNLKEEYTFDRAGRLNEIKYGDGSSIVYAFKDTFSSLPLKVTTPRRSDYLLQYDDAGALQSLTTPRGHIHAFSLQTSLGFFKYQYYSPINRHPFEILYSDEGQILAKIHPHQSGKVAFVHDSAGRLETVLAGLSSTQYTYQESTSLVKQVEVLEPGFELRREFKYHAGVLKDEKLKFGSKSGLASAHFKYQYDGNARLSGIEMDVNGKELPIVRFKYGPAQGTLDAVSDLRITRNAFNRTVVQDTSKQFFTITDFDEHGRVKSVLINIKSFDVYRLELDYDLRNRIRTHKVMVGRSTSLDKVNYNADGHVMEVVGTNSWKYVYDENGNIIGILEQGDKTNLGYDTGDRVVQVGDVEFNSYDARGYVVRRGEQKYRYNNRGQLIHAMERDRFQTWYFYDDLGRLVACHDEKGNVTQYFYANLNAPELITHIHYPKAGRTSRLLYDDRHMLIAIETGEQRYYVATDQNGSPIALFDIGGAIVKEIRRTPFGKIVKDTNPGLFVPIDFHGGLLDPNTRLVYMEQRLYDTGVGQWMTPAWEQLATEMRHPTDVFIYRFHNNDPINRREPEGNYMNDLRSWLKLFGYDVTKMQGSRYTRDMIYRPTATIKSPQLAPDFGVMSGLQCIVEKVDEKFADFGFIPKPLLKMELKTRNLLPRVAYRRGVFGEGVLISRIDGRALVSVVDGSNSVVQDVVSSVFNNSHFLDLHFSIHDQDVFYFVKDNVMKLRDDTEELRRLGGMFNISAHEINDHGGANGKELRLHGPDAVVIIKYGVDPEQERHRILKHAHKRAVERAWELEKQLVAAGFQGRGDWTEEEKEELISHGDVDGWIGVDIHSIHKYPQLADDPGNVAFQRDSKRKRRKSGGTSSGGGGGSHKAKREHRHETIILPLPVASVAPSTSVPTSSVSSATSTSASAASSTSSSSSSSPTSPSSSVPSSVPAVVVTASAATVRPSTTT, from the exons CATCTAACGTATTAAGTATATCATATCCAACCACCAACCCCTGTACAGTTCTAGTCGATGAGAAGGCAGAAATCTCCGCAGCCAAAAGCACGATAGCGGACGCGAACCGGGCCGGCATACCGGGTGGCGGTGGCGACGGTCTCGGTATCGATCAGTCCTCCCTATCGCAATCCGGCGCTTCCGGTCGGCCGAAACCTATCGCAGCGGACGAATCGTCCCCGGCGTCGTCGGCAGCGTCCGGTGCGGGTACGGCCGGCGGCTCATCCTCGCTGTCGGCTGCGTCCACGGCAGCCACCGGCAAGGCAGGCCCCGGTGCGGCAACAGGCACAG GTGCACGAACATTCCCAGCACGAAGCTTCCCACCGGACGGTACCACCTTCTCGCAGATTACGCTCGGCCAGCGGCTGTCGAAGGAGATCCCACCGTACAGCTACTGGAACATGCAGTTCTACCAGTCGGAACCGGCGTACGTCAAGTTCGATTACAGCATCCCCCGAGGCGCATCGATAGGTGTTTACGCGCGCCGTAACGCCCTGCCGACCCACACGCAGTATCACTTCAAAGAGGTCCTGAGCGGATTCAATGCGCGCCAGACACGTGCCACTCAT CCATCGATGCGTCGTGAGGTCACTCGCTACATGGAGCCGGGCCATTGGTTCCTGTCCATCTACAACGATGACGGCGATGCACAGGAGATTGCGTTCTACGCGGTAGTCGCCGAGGATATGACCCAGAACTGTCCGAACGGATGCTCCGGTAATGGTCAGTGTTTGCTAGGACACTGTCAGTGTAATCCTGGTTTCGGTGGCGACGACTGCAGCGAGA GTGTCTGTCCCGTGCTCTGCTCCCAGCGAGGTGAATACATTAACGGCGAGTGTCAGTGCAATCCGGGCTGGAAGGGCAAGGAGTGCTCCCTGCGACACGACGAGTGTGAAGTTCCGGACTGTAATGGACATGGACACTGTGTCAGCGGCAAGTGTGCATGCGTCCGTGGCTACAAGGGCAAATACTGTGAAGAAG TTGACTGCCCGCACCCGACCTGTACCGGACATGGATTCTGTGCCGAAGGTACCTGCATCTGCAAGAAGGGCTGGAAGGGTCCGGACTGTGCCACCATGGACCAGGATGCTCTTCAGTGTCTTCCCGACTGTTCCGGCCACGGTACGTTCGATCTGGACTCACAAACCTGCACCTGCGAACCAAAGTGGAGTGGTGAGGACTGTTCGAAGGAGCTGTGTGATCTGAACTGTGGACAGCATGGACGATGCGTTGGCGAGACTTGCAGCTGTGATGCTGGCTGGGGTGGTGAATACTGCAACAATAAGCTGTGCGATCCACGCTGCAACGAGCATGGACAGTGCAAGAATGGGACGTGTCTTTGTGTTACTGGATGGAACGGGAAACACTGCACACTGGAAGGATGTCCTAATGG CTGTTCCCAGCATGGTCAGTGTCACGTGAGCGGAGAGCTGATGTGGGAATGCCGCTGCTACGAAGGCTGGGACGGCGTGGACTGTTCGGTACCGCTCGAACAAAACTGTGGTGACAATAAGGATAACGATCGCG ATGGTCTTGTGGACTGCGAAGACCCGGAATGCTGTGGCAGTCACTCGTGCAAAACGAGCCAACTGTGCGTTTCGGCCCCGAAACCGATCGATGTACTGCTGCGCAAGCAGCCGCCCGCCATTACGGCCTCATTCTTCGAACGCATGAAGTTCCTGATCGATGAGGGCAGCCTGCAGAACTACGCCAAGCTGGAAACGTTCAACGAAAG CGTTTTTTGGAATCATTTTAATGCAAG CCGATCGGCAGTGATACGCGGACGTGTCGTTACCTCACTCAACATGGGTTTGGTaggcgtgcgcgtcagcactTCGACACCCCTGGAAGGCTTCACCCTGACCCGTGACGATGGATGGTTCGATCTGATGGTGAACGGTGGCGGTGCAATAACGCTCCAGTTTGGCCGTTCGCCGTTCCGACCGCAGACACGCATCGTGCAGGTGCCCTGGAATGAGGTTGTGATCATCGACACGGTTGTGATGTCTACGTCGGACGATAAGTCACATCATGGAGCACCGCACACGTGCTTCTCGCACGATTACGATCTCATGAAACCGGTCGTGTTGGCAACGTGGAAGCATGGGTTCCAGGGTGCCTGTCCGGATCGTAGCGCCATTCTGGCGGAATCGCAAGTCATCCAGGAATCGCTCGCCATCCCCGGCACTGGTCTTAATCTCGTGTACCACAGTTCCCGTGCAGCGGGCTATCTATCGACGATCAAGCTGCAGCTAACACCGGACACGATCCCGCCAACGCTGAAGCTTATCTATCTGCGCATCACGATCGAGGGTATACTTTTCGAGCGTGTGTTTGAGGCGGATCCAGGCATCAAGTTCACGTACCCATGGAACCGGCTCAACATTTACCGGCAGCGTGTGTACGGCATTACGACAGCGGTGGTGAAGGTGGGCTACCAGTACACCGACTGCAAGGATATCGTTTGGGACGTGCAGACGACGAAGCTGAGCGGACATGATATGAGCATCTCGGAGGTTGGTGGATGGAACTTGGATATCCACCATCGGTACAACTTCCACGAAGGTATCCTGCAGAAGGGCGATGGTTCGAACATCTATCTGAAGCACAAGCCGCGCGTCATCCTAACTGCGATGGGCGATGGACATCAGCGTCCGTTGGAGTGTGGTGATTGTAATGGGATTGCGACCAAGCAGCGATTGCTCGCACCGGTGGCTCTTGCGGCAGCTCCTGATGGTAGCCTATACGTTGGGGACTTCAACTACATCCGAAGGATCATGATCGACGGAACGGTCCGCACGGTGGTGAAGCTTAACGCAACGAGAGTCTCCTATCGCTATCATATGGCACTAAGCCCGCTGGATGGGTCTCTGTACGTATCCGACCCCGAATCGCATCAGATCATCAAGGTACGCAACAAGGATGATACGCACGATCCCGATCACAACTGGGAACCGGTTGTGGGTAGCGGTGAACGTTGTCTTCCAGGTGATGAGGCTCACTGCGGTGATGGAGGATTGGCACGTGATGCCAAGCTTGCCTATCCGAAGGGGGTTGCCATCTCTTCCGACAATATCCTGTACTTTGCTGACGGAACGAACATTCGCATGGTGGATCGGGATGGCGTTATCAGCACACTGATCGGGAATCATATGCACAAGTCGCACTGGAAGCCGGTCCCGTGCGAAGGAACGCTGAAGATCGAGGAGATGCATCTTCGTTGGCCGACGGAGCTGACCATCAACCCACTGGACGATACTCTGCATATAATCGACGACCACATGATCCTTCGCATGACACCTGACGGACGTGTGAGAGTTATTGCCGGAAGGCCTATGCACTGTGCAACTGCTGGAAGTGGAACAGGAACCGGTTTGAGCACGGGCGTAAGTGGAAGTGTGTCTACGTCTCTCAACTACGATACGGATCTTGCCATTCACGCGACACTGGTGATGCCCCAGAGCATCGCTTTCGCTCCATCGGGTGATCTGTACGTGGCTGAGAGTGATTCGCAGCGCATCAATCGTATTCGAGTGATTGGAACCGATGGAAAGATTGCCCCGTATGCTGGCGCTGAATCGAAGTGTAACTGTCTCGAGCGTGGATGTGATTGTTACGAAGCAGATCACTATCTGGCGATCAGTGCGAAGTTCAACACGATCTCTGCTATCACTGTGACTCCGGATGGTCACGTGCACATCGCTGATCAGGCCAACTATCGCATCCGCTCGGTGATATCGAGCCTGCCGGAAGCTGGCACCTCGAAGGAGTACGAAATCTACGCCCCGAATGCACAGGAGATCTATGTGTTTAACCGCTTTGGACAGCATATTGCCACCAAGAACATCATGACTGGGGAAACGGTGTATAGCTTCCTTTACAACGTTAACACATCGAACGGAAAACTGAGTACGGTGACGGATGCGGCAGGCAATAAGGTGTTCCTGCTGCGTGATTACACCTCGCAGGTGAACTCGATCGAGAACACGAAGGGTCAGAAGTGTCGGTTGAGGATGACACGCATGAAGATGCTGCATGAGCTGAACACTCCGGACAACTATAATGTGACGTTCGAGTATCACGGACCGACGGGACTGCTGAAGACAAAGCTCGACTCCACCGGACGCTCGTACGTGTACAACTACGATGAGTTTGGACGGCTGACATCGGCCGTCACACCAACGGGCAAGGTGATCGATCTTACGTTTGATCTGAGCGTGCAGGGAGCTACTGTGAAGGTGACGGAGAACTCGCAACGTGAAGTATCCATGCTGATCCAGGGATCGTCAGTTGTCTCAAAGGTCGGAGAAGCCGCCACCAAGACGACGGTTCTTCTCGACGGTGGTACCACAAGTGTATCTCCATGGGGCAACGCAGTTTCTGTGGAGTCCGTTCCCTATGTGCTCCTGGCGGAAGTTGACCCCTTGCTAGGTGAAAGCTATCCAGTCCCGTCGAAACAACGCACAGAGATCAATGGCGATTTGTCGAACCGATTCGAATGGCGTTACTTCATCCGACATGTCCCCGTGCGGGGTAAGAATGCTCGCACTTTGACTCAGGTCGGTAGAAAGCTTCGCGTAAATGGTGAAAATCTGCTGACGTTCGAGTATGAGAAGGATACGTCCTCCATCACCGTCTCGGTGGACGATAAGACTGAGCTGTTGAATGTGACGTACGATAAATCTTCGCGCCCGATCGCCTACCGTCCACAGTCGGGCGAGTACGCCGATGTTGATCTCGAGTACGATCGGTTCGGACGACTGATATCGTGGAAGTGGGGCAATCTGAAGGAGGAATACACGTTCGATCGGGCTGGCCGACTGAACGAGATCAAGTACGGTGATGGTAGCTCAATCGTGTACGCGTTTAAGGACACGTTCAGTAGTCTTCCACTGAAGGTGACAACACCAAGGCGATCAGATTATCTGCTCCAGTACGATGATGCTGGTGCGTTACAGTCGCTCACTACTCCACGTGGACACATCCATGCGTTCTCGCTACAAACGTCGCTCGGATTCTTCAAGTACCAATACTACTCACCGATCAATCGCCATCCGTTCGAGATCCTGTACAGCGATGAGGGACAGATTCTGGCCAAGATTCATCCGCACCAGAGTGGCAAGGTAGCGTTCGTGCATGACAGTGCTGGCCGACTGGAGACGGTTCTCGCGGGACTTTCGTCCACCCAGTATACCTACCAGGAAAGTACGAGTCTGGTGAAGCAGGTGGAGGTGCTCGAGCCTGGATTTGAGTTGCGTCGCGAGTTCAAGTATCACGCCGGCGTTTTGAAGGACGAGAAGCTCAAGTTCGGTTCCAAGAGTGGGCTAGCGTCGGCTCACTTCAAGTACCAGTACGATGGTAATGCGCGGCTTAGTGGTATCGAGATGGATGTGAATGGTAAGGAGCTCCCGATCGTTCGCTTCAAGTACGGACCGGCTCAGGGAACGCTGGATGCAGTGAGTGATCTCCGGATCACGCGAAACGCGTTCAACCGTACAGTCGTCCAGGACACTTCCAAGCAATTCTTCACCATCACCGATTTCGATGAGCATGGCCGTGTGAAGAGTGTGCTGATCAACATCAAATCGTTTGATGTGTACAGGTTGGAGCTTGACTACGATCTGCGCAACCGGATCCGAACTCACAAGGTTATGGTTGGTCGCTCGACATCCCTCGACAAGGTGAACTACAACGCGGATGGACATGTGATGGAGGTTGTTGGAACGAACAGCTGGAAGTATGTGTACGATGAGAATGGAAACATTATCGGAATTCTGGAGCAAGGTGACAAGACGAATCTCGGATACGATACGGGTGATCGTGTGGTACAGGTGGGCGATGTTGAGTTCAACAGCTACGATGCTCGTGGATACGTGGTACGACGAGGTGAGCAGAAGTATCGCTACAACAATCGCGGCCAATTGATACACGCAATGGAGCGCGATCGGTTCCAGACCTGGTACTTCTACGACGATCTCGGTCGACTAGTCGCATGCCACGATGAGAAGGGTAACGTGACACAGTACTTCTACGCCAATCTGAACGCACCGGAGCTGATCACCCACATCCACTACCCGAAGGCTGGACGAACTTCGCGACTGTTGTACGACGATCGTCATATGCTGATCGCGATCGAAACTGGCGAGCAGCGTTACTACGTGGCGACGGATCAGAACGGTTCACCGATTGCGCTGTTCGACATTGGTGGTGCAATTGTGAAGGAGATCCGGCGAACTCCGTTCGGTAAAATCGTGAAGGATACCAACCCGGGACTGTTTGTGCCGATCGATTTCCACGGTGGATTGCTCGACCCGAACACGCGCCTAGTGTACATGGAGCAGCGGCTGTACGATACGGGTGTGGGGCAGTGGATGACACCGGCCTGGGAACAGCTTGCAACGGAGATGCGCCATCCAACGGATGTGTTCATCTATCGCTTCCACAACAACGATCCTATCAACCGACGTGAACCGGAGGGTAACTACATGAACGATCTTCGCTCCTGGTTGAAGCTGTTCGGATACGACGTTACGAAGATGCAAGGATCTCGCTACACGCGTGACATGATCTACAGGCCAACGGCGACGATCAAGTCACCGCAGCTAGCACCCGACTTTGGCGTAATGTCCGGCCTTCAATGCATCGTGGAGAAGGTTGATGAGAAGTTTGCCGACTTTGGATTCATCCCCAAGCCACTGCTGAAGATGGAGCTGAAAACACGCAATCTGCTCCCGCGTGTCGCTTACCGTCGGGGTGTGTTCGGCGAAGGTGTTCTGATCTCCCGAATCGATGGACGAGCGTTGGTCAGCGTGGTTGACGGATCGAACAGTGTCGTTCAGGATGTCGTTTCGTCCGTGTTCAACAACTCGCACTTCCTGGATCTCCACTTCAGCATCCACGATCAGGATGTGTTCTACTTCGTGAAGGACAACGTGATGAAGCTGCGCGACGATACGGAGGAGCTCCGACGACTTGGCGGTATGTTCAACATCTCCGCACACGAAATCAACGATCACGGTGGAGCGAATGGAAAGGAACTGCGTCTCCACGGTCCGGATGCGGTCGTCATCATCAAGTACGGAGTTGATCCCGAACAGGAACGTCACCGCATTCTGAAGCACGCACACAAGCGCGCTGTCGAGCGAGCCTGGGAGCTGGAGAAGCAGCTCGTTGCGGCCGGGTTCCAGGGTCGTGGCGATTGGACCgaagaggaaaaggaagaacTCATCTCGCACGGTGACGTCGATGGGTGGATCGGCGTTGATATCCACAGCATCCACAAGTATCCGCAGCTGGCGGACGATCCGGGCAACGTTGCGTTCCAGCGTGACTCGAAGCGCAAACGTCGGAAGAGTGGTGGAACTTCGAGTGGAGGCGGCGGCGGAAGTCACAAGGCCAAGCGAGAGCATCGTCACGAGACGATAATCCTGCCGCTGCCGGTGGCATCAGTTGCACCTTCCACCTCCGTTCCAACGTCTTCGGTGTCTTCCGCGACATCAACTTCTGCGTCGGCCGCATCGtcaacgtcgtcgtcgtcatcatcgtccccAACTTCACCATCGTCCTCGGTGCCATCCTCGGTTCCAGCCGTCGTAGTCACTGCATCGGCAGCCACGGTACGACCGAGCACTACGACGTGA